The following are encoded together in the Macadamia integrifolia cultivar HAES 741 chromosome 10, SCU_Mint_v3, whole genome shotgun sequence genome:
- the LOC122091028 gene encoding protein ABCI12, chloroplastic, translating into MNCTVVTFPTVSLQSLSTKPTGGTLIYLNYASRFLSRHSSSESSVPWKKSKAFLPLALKRRKFQIRCSRDGDGETGQWGKWVPKGAVAERILRLISGATSSPISQYVSSPTTFLHSVDPRTKLVWLLTLVLLPARSHILMRFGLVIYLALLSIWILPKNMWMDQLGRVALLSGFLFLMLGLGSDGVPPLVQSRTPPPAMIGSPNIPLSLGGYSYVVMKLGPLQLTRKGLSVASTSACLTFTIFQSATLCLTTTTPEQLASALQWFLQPLVLIGVPVSEVILTLLLSLRFINLVFDEVRNTALGIVARRLHWKQLTVLETVDVFFMYIRRIFKNIFSNAEQISQAMIVRGFRGDTDSHKIYLPNSPIGMADFVSLLCLLGLVGAAVLSEFFLT; encoded by the exons ATGAACTGTACAGTTGTCACCTTCCCGACGGTATCTCTTCAATCCCTCTCCACAAAACCTACCGGTGGAACCCTAATTTATTTGAATTATGCGTCTCGATTTCTTTCCCGGCATTCAAGTTCTGAATCATCTGTTCCATGGAAGAAATCGAAAGCTTTTCTACCACTTGCTCTGAAGCGCAGGAAGTTCCAAATCAGGTGCTCTAGAGACGGTGATGGTGAGACAGGACAGTGGGGGAAGTGGGTTCCCAAAGGAGCTGTGGCGGAGAGGATTTTGAGATTAATCTCTGGTGCAACTTCGAGTCCAATTAGCCAGTATGTGTCTTCGCCCACCACATTTTTGCATTCGGTGGATCCCAGAACCAAACTG GTATGGCTTCTTACTCTTGTTCTGTTGCCGGCAAGGTCACATATTCTCATGCGCTTTGGATTAGTTATTTACCTAGCTCTTCTGTCTATTTGGATACTCCCGAAGAATATGTGGATG GATCAATTGGGAAGAGTTGCCTTGCTTTCTGGGTTTTTATTTCTAATGTTGGGATTGGGCTCAGATGGTGTACCTCCACTTGTCCAGTCAAGAACCCCACCACCAGCAATGATAGGTTCTCCTAACATTCCTTTATCTTTGGGAGGTTATTCTTATGTTGTTATGAAGCTAGGGCCGCTACAGCTTACAAGGAAAGGCCTATCAGTGGCAAGCACATCTGCATGTTTAACCTTCACT ATCTTCCAAAGTGCAACCCTTTGTTTGACTACCACAACTCCAGAGCAGCTGGCTTCTGCTTTGCAGTGGTTTTTGCAACCTTTGGTTCTCATTGGTGTTCCAGTTTCTGAAGTTATCCTTACCCTATTGCTCTCTTTGAGGTTTATCAATCTAGTGTTTGATGAG GTCCGTAATACTGCCTTAGGGATTGTAGCGCGCAGGTTACATTGGAAGCAGTTGACTGTATTGGAAACAGTTGATG TCTTCTTCATGTACATTCGTCGAatcttcaaaaatatttttagcAATGCTGAGCAGATCTCTCAG GCAATGATTGTCAGAGGTTTTCGTGGGGACACCGATTCTCACAAAATTTACTTACCAAACTCACCCATTGGAATGGCAGATTTTGTTTCATTATTGTGCCTTCTTGGTTTAGTTGGTGCCGCTGTTCTGTCTGAGTTCTTCCTAACCTAG